The genomic window TGCTTTGTTAGCAGAGCATGCCACAGGCTCCGGGCAAGCCACCACCAAACAAGGCTCCTGTCAAGCCTGGCAATCCGAGCAAGTCAGTCTTCTCAAAAAAATCTAACTCATAGGTAAACCTTACATTATATGTTCAGGAATCCGTCAAGGGTTTTGTTTAGCGCAATGCAGGAAGAGGGGGGTAAGGGAAACCTCCAGCTTTTTTCACCGCCCGTATTGCTACCAAAAGGGGTTGCATATACCAAAAGGGGTTGCATGACTACATTCCACAGCTGTGCTAATTCTTGCACTACTGTCGCAGCATCAAGGCTCACTAATTAAGCTAGTAGTGGCCAGGAAACTGGAAAATAGCCCCAATGTAAGCATGTTACCAGCTGAACTATTAAGATAAAAAACATGCAAGAGGTGAGACACTCGAGTCTAAACCAAGGAATAAAATACAAGGACAGCAAAACTACTCCCAGGCAAGATACTGTATCTTGCCACATCCATGTTAGAGACCATTTTTACCACGTAAATATGAGAAACAAAACACAGATTGAAATAACTCCGACAACCAAAACTTTTGAGTACCAATAAAAGTACATGATCCAAAATATAGCAACTGGATTTTAGTCAATATGTTGGTAGAGCTTAACATCTGTTTTCCAGTGGTTTAAAATGTAAAAACTCTCATAGCCTACTGATCCATTCcaagaacaacaaaagaaaactaacaaGCTCTTGATGGTGTTCTTCTAAGTGTTGGTGGCTCTGGTGTAAATCTGCTGGCTGGAATGAGTTGAAACCATCCTGATCAAACCCTTTGCTACCAAATCCCTGATTGCCCTACGAGCTAGGGATCCATTAATCTGAGAGCaaacagagaaaagaaaataAGTTAGAATGAGTTACTTTTCAGTGTCCACAGATATTAGAGAACCAGATAAAAAAGATATTCATTGCATCTGTTCTGACATTTAAACATCCATAatcgaaattaaaaaaaaaaaaactatgcttCCACTTTTTATGCAGCCATCTATTTTGCATATATTGCATTAATAAAAACATGCATGTTCCAAATTTCAGTAAAATTGGAGGGAAAAAAAGGACAAACAACATGACTGCCGGTGAATTCAGATTAAAAAACAGTTAGAAAATCAGAACTATTTGtgaaaagagaaagaagatgTTGAAGAGCAACAATCAGATCGTCAATCAATTAATGGACGCCTGAAACGATATTCTCACCAAGTTTTTCTTCCTCCGTATCACACAGGGAGAGATTTATAGCTCTGACTGTATAAAGAAACAGAGGTTTTGAACTGGAGATGGACACACACACAAGCACAAacaatagagagagagagagagagagaaagcttAAACACGGAAAAGTGAAATGGCAGAATCAGGTGAAATTATTGGAAAATCAGAACTAAGGCACTGTAATTATCCACACAAACACAGTTAGAAGCTTTGCACTATCAGGAAAATgatgaaaacaaaagaacaacttaTGGAAAAGCAATGACAAAAGGAAGGCATCACAAAAACACACATTGCAGTCCGAAAATGAGAACTAAGATACTGTACTTATCCACACAAATATAGCAAGAAACTTGGCAGAAAATCATGAAGACAATAAGAGAAACATAAGAGAACCAATACATGAAGAGACAAAAAAGACTGAATCATGGATTAGGTATCACAGAATCCCAATTGCAGTTTGAAAATAAGTTCCCAGTTCCAAATAACAAAAGTTCTAGATATCACCGCCGAAAGCAAACACAAGAACATTTATTCTTCCCTTTCCCTTTACCCCAATATTCACAGAAAAAATAGATCCGTCATTTGACCCTTCTCAAAGTGCAAATAGTTTCCTTCTACATAATTCTACATCATAAACATAAATTTATCAAGCAGGACGGGTTTCTAGATATCACCCATACATACAACGACATACATCTAACTAAGATAATCAACAAAACCATGGATTCGGAATTTAAGTACGGTAAAACAAGCCAaatttatgcataaacaaaatcaTTTTCCTACTCTGAAACGTCTAGGGTAAACGATTTACAAACAAAGAGATAAAGAGAAGAGTTGAGTAGAATAGTACCCTAAGTCTGTCACACAAGACTGAAGGAGTAATAAGCTTGTACTTGAGTGCTTCTGAAATAAGCTTATCATAACTTGCTTGATCAAACAAAACCATGTTGTTCACCTTCTCCTTTTGCTTTCCTTTGCTCCATTTCTACAGGTTTGCAACTTTGTTTAACAGTAATCaacaaaacaaaacacaaaatccCTAAAAAGAAAACCTAGAACGAAGATCtgaaatgaaaacagaacaaaaccctgatttgattaccttcttcttctgcttGCCTCCGCCAGATTTGGCTGGTTTGGAAGACGGCGGTGGAGCTTTCTCTTTCTTTGGTGCCATTTTCGATTGATTTCTCTAGGGTTTGCTTCCGACCTCCAAGAGATGTAGAAAGAGTGTTTTCTTCTTATTTGGAGGGTAGAGGAGGCAAGGAGTGAGAAGATTAGGGTTTTGTAGCGGAGAAACAATGCTGATGGATTGGGCCTGGCTGGGCTCAAGCTAATGACGGATGGGAGATTTGCTGGTTGGACTCCATAACTTTTGACTTTAGGGTCCAGCGGCAAAACAACCATAGGCACGCGTTTTATCCGGTCCAATCCGAAATTTTATCTGGTCCAATCCGAAATTTTTAATTTAGCCGGTGGATATCCAGCCCGTATTTTGATGGATTGAGCGTGGGTAAATGAAACTCATCTGTTGGATACACGGCCCGTTAAAATGGTCAAGCTATAAGTATTAACATTGGGGTAATGATTTTAAATTTCGTACTATGTGTAATCTTTTTACATCAGATTGTGAATTTTTTATTAAATTTCGTCTTCATCTCTCGTTTATTGATATTGGTTGATTAGTATCCTAAATAATTACTTTGAATATCTTTGTTTGACTTttcttaattttgaaattagtgTTTGTATTACTAAGAATCGTGATCATGTAAAATACCTCAGTTGTACTGTTATGCACTACTAATTACAATTTTTGGCAAGGATTAAAATGTCAAATTCATAATATAATTACCCTCAAGTGTTTAAGAAACTAGGTCATAACGAACGTCCACTCTGGTAAAACATTGGTAGATTTGAATTCCATGTTCCTTATTGACGATTGGAGCTAAGGTTTCTTTGCTTAAGTTACTTAACAGTTGACAGACTCATAGGTAGAATCAAAATTAAATGTAATAATTCAGATGCCGTTTGTTAAGTATTTGTTAGTGCTCAAGAAATCTATTGACAATCTTGCGTATATGctttaacagaaaataaaaaaaataaaaaggaccCAAATCAAGTTAGACCAAATCAAAGTCGAGGTAAGGATTATATCATCTAGACTTAAATCAGATTCATCATATATTAGTGCTTATGGACTATCGATATCTGTCTCCCATGACATAACGACCTACTTCTCGATGTAGTAGCATTCCAAACTTTGAGAAACGACGAATCAAAAATTAAAGTGATGAATTCTCTCTTTAACACAAACTTAACTGATAATTTTTATAGAATGTAGTAGAATGATTATTAGGtttccaattatttatttttttaagtgtgtGCTAGAAGTTGCTAGTATCTCTTCAATGAAGAATCATGATGCTTTAAGTACCTCTTTACTGAAGAATCATGATGCTTCAAAGATTCCTCAAGGGATGTAACTttcgaatttgaatttgaattcccTAGTGGTTGTCTCCTTTCATGTATTTGGCTTTAAGTTTCTTTTAGTTTCAAACTTGAAACTAACTTAACCTGACTAATAGCCAAAATTAAAATTAAGCCCACTGATACAACCCAACACCTAAATCCAATATGGTACTAGTTAAATGATTTTTTTCATTAATATGTGAAAATTGGATTCAATTACTAAACATGTAATTGAAAAATGCAGACAGATAATGGGGAGATTTTATGCGGAAATAAATGCATGGGGATAGGTATCTTTCGCCTTAAACCTTCCTTGGTGAATATTTACAGGTTTTACTACTGGGTCAGTGTGCCAAAGGCTTGGAAATGTTAGTCTTTTAGTGTAAACCAAGACAACAACTATACACAATTTGTTTCTTCACCAAGTTAGTTCTCATGGTTGTGTTTGTTTCGTCCCCGAACAATTCTCGGAATTGATGAAGCGCTTTTAGATAAACCTAGCCTATAAAAAGTTCTCACATAAGCGGCCACACATCTCGCTTCACATAGGTGATTTCCTATTAAGAGTATCCTGCCATACCCTATTTGGAATTTCTAAATCTTACGAACTAATAATCGAAGGCTAAAACAACAATGTAgattatagtttcccaccaacgatactagtaGACGCTTTTTGATCCCAAAGAATCCTATAAACTAGCgtagtaagagatttcgcctgattaggttactttcctctccaaaatGAAGTGCCTTCCTcaagataagtttgtaagaagaacaaacttcactatttatgaACTAAGgtagtttagacaccaaggaagatatgcaataagcacctaaattctgttttatctaattccaaccaatatcaaCTGTCATACCGAAATCCCTCTTGGATTATACCTTAATATTAGGTAGCATACAAGATACTTAACTGATATATCTTTCAAAGATATGTTTTGCTTGCTGAAAAAACTAACATATATATTCGAAAATATtaacaaaaatattctcaaaacatttcggtttgggatatcaccttgagtatcaaggaatatctctgaataataaaatataagattTGCACACATGTTCAAATTAGTCACTATGTCgatatcttgaactttcctattttgcaaacacaatttccaaaatcacacaaaccctaaagtgtacgagATAATATAAATCGGTTTTGCTTATGGGGATGGGGTCTACCTGTTCCCAATGTAGGAAGGGATCGGTTCTACTTTAGTTCGCctcataggtaaggatcggttctaccatggttCCCAATAtaagtagggatcggttctaccatgattcccAATATAAGTAAGAATCGGTCCTTCCTTAGATCTCTAATAAAAACGGTACCACCAATCTATTTGATTTCTTTCATCGTAcgacgatttttttttgtaagtctacttccttaaactcatgtatcaaacatagttttctaggcatgaaatcaatcaTAGGTTCATTAGACAATCTAGCAAAAAGTTAAAAATATTATGTCTATGTCACAattacgaagtttaaaagataaacgttatacttcgtaattcaatataccaaggTTGTAAaaaaacttgtatattcttccttgacactttgatcatagtaaaatgatcaagtctctaatactacgGTTTCATTTATGTAActttgtatgttatgttttcaatctaaacgacttgaaagtaatgataaaaatggaaacaagtcaagtcttgtattactaacctcaagtagaaggatgatgtctcgttgatgtcgatacatcTTCAGAATTTTCGGGTCTTTAGAGTAAGacttgtatgtctcaaaatttatatacttcctagtctaaccctAATCAAGTTGACTCTGGTAacctaatcaagcgacttttgagttttgatactaaaatatgacaaccaaccttgacataccaatgcttggtctCACTACCACTAGGGGTCGGTTCCAACACCCCGTGGTCGTTCCTcctttgaaatgacgagggtaccaagtacaccacaatcttttcgatatgaACCTATAAGTCATATAACTTGCATGATCTAATATAGAtagagactgtcaagaagataggAAACCAcgaggtatacacttggtatatagttctAGTTCGAAACCGAACACacctatagggatcaacccaagtgtttgggattaacgtacaagtgcaattactttaattataacttaatcaaattataatgtggaaagtaaagtaaaagcacacaataAGATTTTATTGACGAAGAAatgacaaatgcagaaaaaaaacggggatctagtccagttttgaatactctaagAATAAGCCGCTATACAtaatttttgcaaaaaaaaatatagaacAACAAGATATTTGGTTTGACTGCGCTTTGAAGCGTGGACCAATGTTGACTTGTCCGATTCATGGGCTAAACGCTTCACACATGCGCTTCAACTCGAAATGCAAATTTCTGAGTCGACTCGTGTGATTCAACTCGTGAATCGCACGAGTTTAAAAACcatgctctcaagaataatcaaactaggtgaaatcaagagttaacaaccgttactcaatcaaatcaataatcgaaaactaaattaataatatgattctagtttcccaccaacggtactagtagacgcttcttgatcccaaaagtcTTTAAACTAAAGGACATAAGATTTTTCgccttaattaggttactctcctctccaagatagtattacgagaGTACTATTAGTGGGCTACACcagaaacaagaaaaataaagtttGCCTgtctcaggataagtttgtaagaaaaacaaacttcgttatttatagaccaaggtagtttgggtACCagggaatttccataaccgaaaatattgttaagatatgcaataaagcacctaaatttGGTTTTATGAATTCCagccaatatccaactgtataaaCAAAATCTTCAtgaactcaatattagctagcagtTAACTAATATATATTTCCAAATATACGTTTTGATTGGTGTTAAAACATAACATATTaatttcgaaaatctcaaaaaaaatctCTACTATTTAGGTTTGGaatatcaccttgagtatcaaagaaaatctttgaaaaattaagaaATAATATTTCACTATTTTTCAAATTACTGATTATGTccacatcttgaactttcctattttgcaaacccaatttcgaaatcacacaaaccctaaagtgtacgtgacttaGAGAAAGCGGTTTTGCCTATTGataccggttctaccatgactcctaaagcaagttaagatcggttctaccttgacttccaatataggtagggatcggttctaccttgatttccTATATATGTTAAGATCGTCcaaccttaagatcttcaatgaaaaccagaccataaatccttttgatttcctttcgactaCGAAAATAATTCGTACGTCTACTTCTTTAAACTCATATAATTAAGCATAGTTCTAGATATGAAATCAAACatatgttcactacacaatctagtaacgaattacaaagattatgttgatgtcgtaattACGAAGTCCAGAAGAAAAGCATTATaattcgtaattcaatataccaatataaagaaCTTATCATTATTAATAATATATTTTTCCTTGACACTTTTATCATAATACGATGATCAAGTCCATTATACCAAAGTTTcacatatataacttcgcatgttatgttttcaatcagaaacaacttgaaagcttacgatatatacatggaaacaagtcaagtcatgtattattaacctcaaatggaaggatgatgttatcgtcgATGTCGATATGTCTTCGGAatattcaggtcttcagagtaatacttgtatgtcccaGCATTTCTAGATTTCCTAGTGTAAACtagcgaagttgactctagtaatctaatcaagcgacttatgaattttgatactaaaatatgacaaccaactttGACATACCAACATTTGGTAGGTTCTTTTTAACTGGCAGTGCTCTAAAATCCTTCCACCgaaattaggttttgaaaaagcgggggtctaacaaccacacccaacaattcgtttgacaatctgaatagacaaactccaatatactttcaagagaatcgactagacagttagattcaacctatagaaaagtatatccaagagttttgtatctctatttctcaattcaatctgcaatcaacaaataggaatttgcgatcttgattgaatacaagagaaataacttgaacgataccaaagaacaatgttcaaggatcaatcaataaccaaaggttagatttcccaattgataacgtacaacttgtgatatttcaattacataacaaagtataatgcggaaaagaaataacacagacaccagaaattttgttaacgaggaaactgcaaatgcagaaaaaccccagaacctagtccaaatttgaacaccacactgtatgaagccgctacagacactagcctactaccaatgaacttcggactggactgtagttgaaccctaatcaatctcacactgattcaaggtacagttgcacttctTATCctttgatcccagtaggatactacgcaattgattcccttagatgatctcacccacaactaagagttgctacgacccaaagtcgaagacttgataaacaaatccgtctcacacagaaaattctactggaatagataaatctgtctcccacagaaatacctacgagttttgttccgtcttttgataaatcaaggtgaacaagaaccaatttatataccagatttatattcccgaagaataacctagaaatatcaatcacctcacaataatcttaatcgattaacaaaacaatatattgtggaatcacagacgattagacgaaggtgtttgtgacttcttttttgtcttgcctatcggagatataaatctcaagccaatcttacga from Papaver somniferum cultivar HN1 unplaced genomic scaffold, ASM357369v1 unplaced-scaffold_19, whole genome shotgun sequence includes these protein-coding regions:
- the LOC113339007 gene encoding 40S ribosomal protein S25-2-like; the encoded protein is MAPKKEKAPPPSSKPAKSGGGKQKKKKWSKGKQKEKVNNMVLFDQASYDKLISEALKYKLITPSVLCDRLRINGSLARRAIRDLVAKGLIRMVSTHSSQQIYTRATNT